In Catenulispora sp. MAP5-51, the following proteins share a genomic window:
- a CDS encoding acyl-CoA thioester hydrolase/BAAT C-terminal domain-containing protein has product MVTFGADVVERELSEPWEGVLCEPEGGSQTGVVVVSGSSGRVLRDRARILAEQGLAALAIRWFGGPGQRTGIWELPLETFTDAVDFLSVRGARRIGIFGTSKGAEAAMLTAIRDPRVDVVVAVSPTAQVWGNVGPGPDGELTPYHSSWTWGGEPLPFVPYDDGWWDTAPPRPRPIRGLYELSEKTFADRVAPAAIPVEQTRAELLLVAGGEDRMWPSMTYALRLAERRRAAGRTVRLISHGDAGHRILFPGEPGHGASEAFDYGGSQEADRRLGAQAWPSVVGALRGD; this is encoded by the coding sequence ATGGTCACCTTCGGGGCGGACGTCGTCGAGCGGGAGCTGTCGGAGCCTTGGGAAGGCGTGCTCTGCGAACCCGAGGGCGGGAGCCAGACCGGGGTCGTGGTGGTGTCCGGCTCCAGCGGCCGGGTGCTGCGCGACCGAGCCCGCATCCTCGCCGAGCAGGGACTGGCGGCGCTGGCGATCAGGTGGTTCGGCGGCCCGGGACAGCGCACGGGGATCTGGGAGCTGCCGCTGGAGACGTTCACAGACGCGGTCGACTTCCTGTCCGTGCGGGGCGCCCGCCGGATTGGCATCTTCGGGACGTCCAAGGGCGCCGAGGCCGCGATGCTGACGGCGATCCGGGACCCGCGGGTCGACGTGGTGGTCGCGGTCTCGCCGACCGCGCAGGTGTGGGGCAACGTCGGGCCCGGCCCGGACGGCGAGCTGACGCCGTACCACTCGTCGTGGACGTGGGGCGGCGAGCCGCTGCCCTTCGTGCCCTACGACGACGGCTGGTGGGACACGGCCCCGCCGAGGCCCCGGCCGATCCGCGGCCTGTACGAGCTCAGCGAGAAGACCTTCGCCGACCGCGTCGCGCCGGCCGCGATCCCGGTCGAGCAGACGCGCGCCGAGCTGCTGCTGGTGGCCGGCGGCGAGGACCGGATGTGGCCGTCGATGACGTACGCGCTGCGGCTCGCCGAACGGCGCCGGGCAGCCGGGCGCACGGTGCGGCTGATCAGCCACGGCGATGCCGGGCACCGGATCCTGTTCCCGGGCGAGCCGGGCCATGGGGCTTCGGAGGCGTTCGACTACGGCGGGAGCCAGGAGGCCGACCGGCGGCTCGGCGCGCAGGCGTGGCCTTCGGTGGTCGGGGCGCTGCGGGGGGATTGA
- the eccD gene encoding type VII secretion integral membrane protein EccD, whose protein sequence is MAGSHSSGGGALTMASGSAPAEAPNRMTWARRITVVSPRARVDVALPVQSTFAELVPELVRLSDAQRHTGPGHTGWVLTRLGGAPLPSELSVAASGLRDGDVLYLVPRERQGAPLLFDDVVDAIASASERSDGAWRPSTAHRVGVAGGAVALAGSTMLLFALLSGKVAAPAAVGGALVALLAAGGVLARVAHDRRAAIACVAAGLPAAVMAGLSAAPPHKLLPLHGGSAGLGLAVLAAYGIAAIVTVKHYSAWFGALAGAAVLGGGTAAVVGMADVTAAHAGVVLAVFATALAAGAPILSMRLGRLPLPRVPSDITAFRENEEPTLGPDVLDQTTTAQRMLTGLLAALGLSAVAGAVAALKAPGTWPVVFVSLLSVVWMLRSRAYTDTVQRVLLVGSGLVSLAWLAGSLVVRHEQSLLLAGVSVLALAGLGCFVYARHAGQGRHSPYWTRFMDVAEFLSVVALLPIAGVALGVYQHLGHIKH, encoded by the coding sequence GTGGCGGGAAGTCACTCTTCCGGCGGCGGCGCGCTGACCATGGCCTCCGGGTCGGCGCCCGCCGAGGCGCCGAACCGCATGACCTGGGCCCGCCGGATCACCGTGGTGAGCCCCCGGGCCCGGGTCGACGTGGCGCTGCCGGTCCAGAGCACCTTCGCCGAGCTGGTCCCGGAGCTGGTGCGCCTGTCCGACGCGCAGCGGCACACCGGCCCCGGCCACACCGGCTGGGTGCTGACCCGGCTCGGCGGCGCGCCGCTGCCGTCCGAGCTCAGCGTCGCAGCCTCCGGGCTTCGTGACGGCGACGTGCTCTACCTGGTCCCGCGCGAGCGCCAGGGCGCGCCGCTGCTGTTCGACGACGTCGTGGACGCGATCGCCAGCGCCTCGGAACGCTCCGACGGCGCCTGGCGGCCCAGCACCGCGCACCGGGTCGGCGTGGCCGGCGGCGCCGTGGCGCTGGCCGGCTCCACGATGCTGCTGTTCGCGCTGCTGTCCGGCAAGGTCGCCGCGCCCGCCGCGGTCGGCGGCGCGCTGGTCGCGCTGCTGGCCGCCGGGGGCGTGCTGGCCCGGGTGGCGCACGACCGGCGGGCCGCGATCGCGTGCGTGGCCGCCGGTCTGCCGGCCGCGGTGATGGCCGGCCTGTCGGCCGCGCCGCCGCACAAGCTGCTGCCGCTGCACGGCGGCTCGGCGGGCCTGGGCCTGGCCGTGCTGGCCGCCTACGGCATCGCGGCGATCGTGACCGTCAAGCACTACTCGGCGTGGTTCGGCGCCCTGGCCGGCGCCGCCGTCCTGGGCGGCGGCACGGCCGCGGTGGTCGGGATGGCCGACGTCACCGCCGCGCACGCCGGCGTGGTGCTGGCGGTGTTCGCCACCGCGCTGGCCGCCGGCGCGCCGATCCTGTCGATGCGCCTGGGGCGGCTGCCGCTGCCGCGGGTGCCCTCGGACATCACGGCGTTCCGGGAGAACGAGGAGCCGACCCTGGGCCCCGACGTGCTCGACCAGACCACGACCGCGCAGCGGATGCTCACCGGCCTGCTGGCCGCGCTCGGCCTGTCGGCGGTCGCCGGCGCCGTCGCGGCGCTGAAGGCCCCGGGGACCTGGCCGGTGGTGTTCGTCAGCCTGCTGAGCGTGGTGTGGATGCTGCGCTCCCGGGCCTACACCGACACGGTGCAGCGCGTCCTGCTGGTCGGCAGCGGCCTGGTCTCGCTGGCCTGGCTTGCCGGGTCCCTGGTGGTGCGGCACGAACAGTCGCTGCTGCTGGCCGGGGTCTCGGTGCTGGCGCTGGCGGGCCTGGGGTGCTTCGTCTACGCCCGGCACGCGGGACAGGGGCGGCACTCGCCGTACTGGACCCGGTTCATGGACGTCGCGGAGTTCCTCAGCGTGGTGGCGCTGCTGCCGATCGCCGGGGTCGCGCTCGGGGTGTACCAGCACCTGGGGCACATCAAGCACTGA
- a CDS encoding YbaB/EbfC family nucleoid-associated protein, with translation MESIDFSTNVNALMESIHNQQADIERIQREIEAMEVVGASRDDEVRVTVRGNGQVVAVDIDERAYGENDAYELGQLVKEAVNDGLRRVAEAGSAKFKPMIDAAQSAPGS, from the coding sequence ATGGAAAGCATCGACTTCTCGACGAATGTGAATGCGCTCATGGAGAGCATCCACAACCAGCAGGCGGATATCGAGCGCATTCAGCGGGAGATCGAAGCCATGGAGGTCGTCGGCGCCAGCCGGGACGACGAGGTCCGGGTCACGGTCCGCGGCAACGGCCAGGTGGTCGCCGTCGACATCGACGAGCGGGCCTACGGCGAGAACGACGCCTACGAGCTCGGCCAGCTGGTCAAGGAGGCCGTCAACGACGGCCTGCGCCGGGTGGCCGAGGCCGGCAGCGCCAAGTTCAAGCCGATGATCGACGCGGCCCAGTCCGCGCCCGGGAGCTGA
- the eccB gene encoding type VII secretion protein EccB, with product MWTERDQIQAYQFLRRRLVSALVTSDPNHPTSPHRRLVMGTVLGTVATMLTAAGFGISGMMAPSPPPDWQHTGLVIVDSDGGGRYVLDNTGVLHPVTNLASARLLANGTKTVTVTTALLRNTPRGATLGIANAPDMLPDPANVIPAPDPVACSRATSDIPKVTGPVGALLLANAGDATSALNGMVPLPDGRALLVQTPKGERYLITGGLKYKVADDAVMTALGYQAATILPAAASWLSTLPSGRDLALVTVPNVGGSGPRVGGTKRKVGEVLTVNNTVTDKTLYYLVQAGGLEQIPQIEAALIVADNANAAAYTDGPQQPRAVSVSDATATPSTPAGDDTKGYPAGVPTPVGGLGGGTVVCAVGDGTTPAQIALSGTFPLPQGARTVPTGAPQGGAIADEIYLPPGTAALATIHTDATTQPDGTQQNAPVYLITDAGTKYPLTDGQARAALGYPNNTPATLPTTALAMLPTGPGLDEADAQKAVVVVGN from the coding sequence GTGTGGACTGAGCGGGACCAGATCCAGGCGTACCAGTTCCTCCGACGGCGGCTGGTGTCCGCCTTGGTCACCTCCGACCCCAACCACCCGACCTCGCCGCACCGCCGGCTGGTGATGGGCACGGTCCTGGGCACGGTGGCCACGATGCTGACGGCCGCCGGCTTCGGCATCAGCGGCATGATGGCCCCGAGCCCGCCCCCGGACTGGCAGCACACCGGCCTGGTGATCGTGGACTCCGACGGCGGCGGCCGTTACGTCCTGGACAACACCGGCGTGCTGCACCCGGTGACGAACCTGGCCTCGGCCCGCCTGCTGGCCAACGGCACCAAGACCGTCACGGTCACCACGGCCCTGCTGCGCAACACCCCGCGCGGGGCGACGCTCGGCATAGCCAACGCCCCCGACATGCTCCCGGACCCGGCGAACGTCATCCCCGCCCCGGACCCCGTGGCCTGCTCCCGCGCCACCTCGGACATCCCGAAGGTGACCGGCCCGGTCGGCGCGCTCCTGCTGGCGAACGCCGGCGACGCCACCTCGGCCCTGAACGGCATGGTGCCGCTGCCCGACGGCAGAGCCCTGCTGGTCCAGACCCCGAAGGGCGAGCGCTACCTGATCACCGGCGGCCTGAAGTACAAGGTCGCCGACGACGCCGTGATGACCGCCCTGGGCTACCAGGCCGCGACGATCCTCCCGGCCGCGGCGAGCTGGCTCAGCACCCTGCCCTCCGGCCGCGACCTGGCCCTGGTGACCGTCCCGAACGTCGGCGGCTCCGGCCCCCGCGTCGGCGGCACGAAGCGCAAGGTCGGCGAGGTCCTGACGGTCAACAACACGGTGACCGACAAGACGCTGTACTACCTGGTCCAAGCCGGCGGTCTGGAACAGATCCCGCAGATCGAGGCGGCCCTGATCGTGGCCGACAACGCCAACGCCGCCGCCTACACCGACGGACCGCAGCAACCGCGCGCCGTCTCAGTGTCCGACGCCACCGCCACTCCCTCCACCCCCGCCGGCGATGACACGAAGGGCTACCCGGCAGGCGTTCCCACCCCGGTCGGCGGCCTCGGCGGCGGCACGGTGGTCTGTGCCGTGGGCGACGGCACGACCCCGGCGCAGATAGCCCTGAGCGGCACCTTCCCGCTGCCGCAGGGCGCCCGCACGGTGCCCACCGGCGCGCCCCAGGGCGGCGCCATCGCCGACGAGATCTATCTGCCCCCGGGCACCGCCGCCCTGGCGACGATCCACACCGACGCCACCACCCAGCCCGACGGCACCCAGCAGAACGCCCCGGTCTACCTCATCACCGACGCCGGCACGAAGTACCCGCTCACCGACGGCCAGGCCCGCGCCGCGCTCGGCTACCCGAACAACACGCCCGCGACGCTGCCGACGACCGCGCTGGCGATGCTGCCGACCGGGCCGGGGCTGGACGAGGCGGACGCGCAGAAGGCGGTGGTGGTGGTGGGGAACTGA
- a CDS encoding type VII secretion protein EccE, with amino-acid sequence MSSHAAPAAEMLAPPAPAPIPVERTAAPDAAVTVPRGAAALDWIAPVRGWQTVAWEAAALAAAAGYGHSATTEGIAYAGAGALVGMTSVRFRGRHLAQWADTQGRYRYRRMSTRRKGDGSGGVAEPLAALLPDLGLGEYVDRAGNRVGLAATDGGWVAAVRLRTTAEPQIGALMAVLREAYAGTTIPLASAQLVVWTAAPPEALPQPPQPPQQQGPHQGRHSQQGQPQGQQGQQPQLYLASQDLSETVSLQTMPSPDLSETQSLRAMPSPDLSETVTLQAVTDFPRPNQPAPAPIQNSQPQHLAPMRVTWLALRYRPRQAPYAALARGGGELGSARAVASAALGLVARLDEAGYGADALDQAELGQELMVAMHGADPAPPALQETWRDWSAGSLRQICYEPHRALDPAALLSRWTPGAAFTCASYTLSRTARGRIRGEAALRIAGVDAESLRPPFPAVRANGRQQEFVLRTMPLAFHH; translated from the coding sequence ATGAGCAGTCACGCCGCGCCGGCGGCTGAGATGCTGGCTCCCCCTGCCCCTGCCCCGATACCGGTCGAGCGCACGGCGGCCCCCGACGCGGCGGTCACCGTGCCGCGCGGCGCGGCGGCACTGGACTGGATCGCCCCGGTCCGCGGCTGGCAGACGGTGGCCTGGGAAGCCGCCGCGCTGGCCGCCGCCGCCGGATACGGCCACTCCGCCACGACCGAGGGCATCGCCTACGCCGGCGCGGGCGCGCTGGTCGGCATGACCTCGGTGCGCTTCCGCGGCCGGCACCTGGCGCAGTGGGCCGACACGCAGGGCCGCTACCGCTACCGCCGGATGAGCACGCGCCGCAAGGGCGACGGCTCCGGCGGCGTCGCCGAACCCCTCGCCGCCCTGCTGCCGGATCTGGGCCTGGGCGAGTACGTCGACCGGGCCGGCAACCGCGTCGGCCTGGCCGCCACCGACGGCGGCTGGGTCGCGGCCGTCCGGCTGCGCACGACCGCCGAACCGCAGATCGGCGCCCTGATGGCGGTGCTGCGCGAGGCCTATGCGGGCACGACGATCCCGCTGGCCAGCGCGCAGCTCGTGGTCTGGACGGCGGCACCGCCGGAGGCCCTGCCGCAACCGCCGCAGCCGCCGCAGCAGCAGGGCCCGCATCAGGGTCGGCACAGTCAGCAGGGCCAACCGCAGGGCCAGCAGGGCCAGCAGCCGCAGTTGTATCTGGCCTCGCAGGACCTGTCGGAGACCGTGAGCCTGCAGACGATGCCCTCCCCGGACCTGTCCGAGACCCAGAGCCTGCGCGCCATGCCCTCCCCCGACCTGTCCGAGACGGTGACTCTGCAAGCGGTGACCGACTTCCCGCGACCGAACCAGCCGGCGCCCGCACCGATACAGAACTCCCAGCCCCAGCACCTCGCCCCCATGCGCGTGACCTGGCTCGCCCTGCGCTACCGCCCGCGTCAGGCCCCGTACGCGGCCCTGGCCCGCGGCGGCGGCGAACTGGGCTCGGCGCGGGCCGTGGCCAGCGCGGCCCTGGGCCTGGTGGCCCGCCTGGACGAGGCCGGCTACGGCGCCGACGCGCTGGACCAGGCCGAGCTCGGCCAGGAGCTGATGGTCGCGATGCACGGCGCCGACCCGGCCCCGCCGGCCCTGCAGGAGACCTGGCGCGACTGGTCGGCGGGCAGCCTGCGGCAGATCTGCTACGAGCCGCACCGCGCGCTGGACCCGGCCGCGCTGCTCAGCCGCTGGACCCCGGGCGCGGCGTTCACCTGCGCCTCGTACACGCTGAGCCGGACCGCGCGGGGCCGGATCCGCGGGGAGGCCGCGCTGCGCATCGCCGGGGTCGACGCCGAGAGCCTGCGGCCGCCGTTCCCCGCGGTCCGCGCCAACGGCCGCCAGCAGGAGTTCGTGCTGCGGACCATGCCGCTGGCCTTCCACCACTGA